A single genomic interval of Lewinellaceae bacterium harbors:
- a CDS encoding TolC family protein: protein MKHQHKIMAGLALLLFAFGQKTSAQPLQNLLLAADSANLELKALHQEYLAALEKAPQVSQLPEPEAGLGVFPLPVETRLGPQWVRLSATQMFPWKGTLEARKDVALAMAKAQFEQIAASRLNLHYQVKQAYFQLYDLEERQQILQKSIDIFRTLESIATTRVETGKANLADVLRIQIRIRGLEEELNLLDNQKKKPLAVINQLLNRPEQSPVALDDTLLLADPPYERTALLEGIQEGHPMLRMFSLQQEAAQRSIELNALEGKPSFGVGVDYIAVGKRTDADPAHNGRDILSPRMSVRIPLYREKYRAKEQEERLRMQALETRKQNLFLQFRSAIEQAYTDLEDGRIKYRLFQEQKATTQSVIELLLAAYSNEGASFIDLLQLEDQLIQYDLMMLTAVVKSHLAQAAIERYIP from the coding sequence ATGAAGCATCAGCATAAAATAATGGCCGGGCTTGCTCTGCTCCTGTTTGCATTTGGGCAGAAAACGAGCGCACAGCCCCTGCAAAACTTATTGCTGGCGGCCGACAGCGCCAACCTGGAATTGAAGGCCCTTCACCAGGAATACCTCGCCGCTCTGGAAAAGGCGCCGCAGGTAAGCCAACTGCCGGAACCGGAAGCGGGCCTGGGCGTTTTTCCATTGCCGGTGGAAACCCGCCTGGGGCCACAATGGGTTCGCCTGAGCGCCACTCAAATGTTTCCCTGGAAAGGAACCCTGGAGGCCCGGAAAGATGTGGCGCTGGCCATGGCAAAGGCTCAGTTTGAGCAAATCGCCGCCTCCCGCCTCAACCTCCATTATCAGGTCAAACAGGCCTATTTCCAGCTTTACGATCTGGAGGAGCGGCAGCAGATCCTGCAGAAAAGCATTGACATTTTCAGGACGCTCGAATCCATCGCCACTACCCGGGTGGAAACCGGCAAGGCCAACCTGGCCGACGTGCTGCGCATTCAAATCCGCATCCGGGGCCTGGAGGAGGAGTTGAACCTGCTGGACAATCAAAAGAAAAAGCCGTTGGCGGTGATCAACCAATTGCTGAACCGGCCGGAACAGTCGCCGGTGGCACTGGATGACACCTTGCTTCTGGCGGACCCTCCCTACGAGCGCACCGCCTTGCTCGAAGGCATCCAGGAGGGCCACCCGATGCTGCGCATGTTCAGCCTGCAGCAGGAGGCCGCTCAACGGTCTATCGAGCTAAACGCCCTGGAAGGGAAACCTTCCTTTGGGGTGGGGGTGGATTACATCGCCGTTGGCAAACGCACGGATGCCGATCCTGCGCACAACGGGAGGGATATTCTCTCGCCCAGGATGAGCGTCCGCATTCCACTTTACCGGGAAAAATACCGCGCAAAAGAGCAGGAGGAAAGGCTGAGGATGCAGGCTTTGGAAACACGAAAACAAAACCTCTTCCTGCAATTTCGAAGCGCTATTGAACAGGCATACACCGACCTGGAAGACGGGAGGATCAAATACCGGCTTTTTCAGGAGCAGAAGGCTACTACGCAATCGGTCATTGAACTGTTGCTCGCCGCTTACAGCAACGAAGGAGCCAGCTTCATCGACCTGCTTCAACTGGAAGATCAACTGATCCAATACGACCTGATGATGCTTACCGCCGT
- a CDS encoding VWA domain-containing protein, with the protein MKYPFLLCLSLALALFSCEKDTIGTKSTSSEDLGSTLDGEFGSSIGTSSGQAGDSTIQSGLLTAGEWNDLENWDFWKELTAKDTLSEYPGYWKFHGLERVSLKVRRQNGGPVADAQAILLGQNEEVLWQARTDNSGRAEFFPNLLAPGAASPARIKVNHGGQSYYLNEVRYYEAGVNEMAIPWNGPSSQAADVFFVFDATGSMGDELEYIKVEFNDIISRVQNANPAISFRLGSVFYRDEGDEYVTRTSSLSSNFSQTEDFINSQKADGGGDYPEAVHSALKKAVEEQAWREKARARLLFLILDAPPHYQDDVIGAIHSQILLAARKGIKIIPVTASGIDKPTEFLMRILAIATNGTYTFITDHSGIGNDHLEPTVGDYEVEFLNDLIVRLVGEYVVD; encoded by the coding sequence ATGAAATATCCATTTCTCCTTTGCCTGAGCCTGGCGCTTGCGCTGTTCAGTTGCGAAAAAGACACCATTGGCACTAAGAGCACCTCTTCCGAAGACCTGGGCAGCACCCTCGATGGCGAATTCGGCAGTTCTATCGGCACTAGTTCCGGGCAGGCCGGCGACAGCACCATACAGTCTGGCCTGCTGACTGCCGGGGAGTGGAATGACCTCGAAAACTGGGATTTCTGGAAGGAGCTCACCGCCAAAGATACCCTTTCAGAATACCCTGGCTATTGGAAATTCCACGGCCTGGAAAGAGTAAGCCTGAAGGTGCGCCGCCAAAACGGCGGGCCGGTGGCCGATGCGCAGGCCATTCTGCTGGGGCAGAATGAAGAAGTGCTCTGGCAGGCCCGCACCGACAACTCTGGCCGGGCCGAGTTCTTCCCCAACTTGCTGGCGCCGGGAGCCGCCTCCCCCGCCCGCATTAAGGTCAACCACGGAGGGCAGTCTTACTATCTGAATGAAGTGAGGTATTACGAAGCCGGCGTCAATGAAATGGCGATCCCCTGGAATGGCCCGTCCAGCCAGGCCGCCGACGTTTTTTTCGTCTTCGACGCCACCGGCTCCATGGGCGATGAGCTGGAATACATTAAAGTCGAGTTCAACGACATCATCAGCCGCGTTCAGAATGCCAATCCCGCCATTTCCTTCCGCCTGGGCTCCGTATTCTACCGGGATGAAGGCGACGAATACGTTACCCGGACTTCCAGCCTGAGCAGCAATTTCTCCCAAACGGAGGATTTCATCAACAGCCAGAAGGCCGACGGCGGCGGAGACTACCCCGAGGCGGTGCATTCCGCCCTCAAAAAAGCCGTCGAAGAACAGGCCTGGCGGGAAAAAGCCCGGGCCCGCCTGCTGTTCCTGATCCTGGATGCCCCGCCTCATTATCAGGACGACGTGATCGGGGCCATTCACAGCCAGATCCTGCTGGCCGCCCGCAAGGGGATCAAGATCATCCCGGTCACCGCCAGCGGCATCGACAAACCAACCGAGTTCCTGATGCGCATCCTGGCCATCGCCACCAACGGGACCTACACCTTCATCACCGACCATAGCGGCATCGGCAACGACCACCTGGAACCTACCGTCGGGGACTATGAGGTGGAATTTCTCAACGACCTGATCGTGCGGCTGGTGGGGGAGTATGTGGTTGATTAG
- a CDS encoding efflux RND transporter permease subunit — protein MLNALIRFFLENKLVAWILLLFFTGWGIVSAPFDFNVNWLPRDPVAVDAIPDIGENQQIVFTRWMGRSPQDVEDQISYPLTSALLGIPGVRTIRSNSMFGFSTIYIIFQEEVEFYWSRSRILEKLNSLPANLLPDGVQPALGPDATALGQIYWYTLEGRDPDGNPTGGWDPHELRTIQDYYVRYGLSSAEGVSEVASVGGFVKEYQIDVDPDAMKIHRITLEQVMAAVKGSNIDIGAQTMEINLAEYFVRGLGYIKNVEDIEYSVVAVNDNVPVYIKDVARVNIGPATRRGALDKSGAEAVGGVVVARYGANPMQVIENVKAKIAELEPGLPAKTLEDGTISQVKIIPFYDRTQLIRETIGTLEEALTLEVLITVIVVILMLFNLKSSLLVSGALPVAVLMCFVAMRQFGIDANIVSLSGIAIAIGTMVDMGIVLTESMVKNIKEAPPGKSLLTTIYEATVEVASAVITAVSTTIVSFLPVFAMEAAEGKLFRPLAFTKTFALLASIVLAITVLPPLAHSLFSIQPKKSRWRYVSNLVLLVGGVLVAMLFNFWFGMIVILVSLFEVSGIWISDNLSDKTATVYNWLKNIFYAGLVAFFLTRAWMPLGVNESVLTNFIFVGGIITALMLVFFTLIHFYEQVLRFFLRFRWLFLLAVASLVIWGVNILRNTGQEFMPSLNEGSFLLMPTAMPHTGIQQNTNNLRALDMAVTAIPEVESVVGKMGRVESALDPAPISMYENIILYKTEYKVNKDGHRIRYKVGENGEYLRNENGELIESPNGKYYRQWRDHIRSPDDIWQEIVAATRLPGVTSAPKLQPIETRLVMLQTGMRAPMGIKVKGPDLTTIQDFGLQLEKYLKEVNGVKAAAVFADRIVGKPYLEFNIDRQAIARHGLSIEQVQRHIQAAVGGMMMTTTVEGRERFPVRIRYPRELRSDPEVVKRILVSTKTGSQIPLGELMQIEYRQGPQSIKSEDGFLVGYVLFDRDAGQAEVTVVNNAQKHLEEKINSGELAVPPGVSYRFAGTYEQQVRASKRLSLVLPIALGIIFLILYFEFRSVAVTAMVFSGVFIAFSGGFIMIWLYGQPWFMDFELFGTNMRDLFQMHPINLSVAVWVGFLALFGVATDDGVLVATFIRDRFKENQPKSVEGIRQAIVEGGLRRVRPATMTAATTILALLPILTSTGRGADVMVPMAIPSFGGMCLQLLTMFTVPVLYSMWKEGQLKWAQWFGDKNEETNEASA, from the coding sequence ATGCTTAATGCACTTATTCGATTCTTCCTGGAAAACAAGCTGGTTGCCTGGATTCTGCTGCTGTTTTTCACAGGATGGGGCATTGTCTCCGCGCCCTTTGACTTTAATGTCAACTGGCTGCCCCGCGACCCCGTTGCGGTAGACGCTATCCCCGACATCGGTGAGAACCAGCAGATCGTCTTCACCCGCTGGATGGGGCGGTCGCCGCAGGATGTGGAAGACCAGATTTCCTACCCGCTCACCTCAGCCTTGCTGGGCATTCCCGGGGTGAGGACCATCCGGAGCAACTCCATGTTTGGGTTCTCCACCATTTACATCATTTTTCAGGAGGAGGTGGAGTTTTACTGGAGCCGCTCCCGGATACTGGAAAAGCTGAACTCCCTGCCCGCCAACCTGCTGCCCGACGGGGTCCAGCCTGCCCTCGGGCCGGATGCCACCGCCCTGGGGCAAATCTATTGGTATACGCTGGAAGGCCGGGACCCTGACGGCAACCCCACCGGGGGCTGGGATCCGCACGAACTGCGCACCATACAGGATTATTACGTGCGCTACGGCCTGTCCTCCGCCGAAGGGGTGTCGGAAGTGGCGTCTGTGGGAGGGTTTGTAAAGGAATACCAGATCGATGTCGACCCGGACGCCATGAAAATCCACCGCATCACATTGGAGCAGGTGATGGCTGCGGTCAAAGGAAGCAACATAGACATCGGCGCTCAGACCATGGAGATCAACCTGGCAGAATATTTCGTGCGGGGGCTGGGGTACATCAAAAATGTGGAGGATATTGAGTACTCGGTGGTGGCGGTGAACGACAACGTTCCCGTTTACATCAAGGATGTTGCCCGGGTGAATATCGGCCCTGCCACCAGGCGGGGCGCGCTGGATAAGTCCGGGGCTGAAGCGGTCGGCGGCGTGGTGGTGGCCCGCTACGGCGCCAACCCCATGCAGGTTATCGAAAATGTAAAAGCTAAAATTGCGGAACTGGAGCCGGGGCTTCCTGCCAAAACTTTGGAAGACGGAACCATTTCTCAGGTGAAAATCATACCATTTTACGACCGCACCCAACTGATCCGGGAGACCATCGGCACGTTGGAAGAGGCGCTCACCCTGGAAGTGCTCATCACCGTGATCGTGGTCATCCTGATGTTGTTCAACCTGAAGTCGTCGCTTTTGGTGTCCGGCGCGCTGCCGGTGGCGGTGTTGATGTGCTTTGTAGCCATGCGGCAGTTCGGGATCGACGCCAACATCGTTTCCCTTTCCGGCATTGCAATCGCCATTGGCACCATGGTGGACATGGGGATCGTGCTGACGGAAAGCATGGTGAAAAACATAAAAGAAGCGCCGCCGGGAAAATCGCTGCTGACAACTATTTATGAAGCGACGGTTGAGGTAGCCTCAGCGGTGATCACGGCGGTTTCCACCACCATTGTGAGCTTTCTGCCCGTTTTCGCCATGGAAGCGGCGGAAGGCAAGTTGTTCCGGCCTCTGGCCTTTACCAAAACCTTTGCGCTGCTTGCCTCTATCGTTCTGGCGATTACGGTATTGCCGCCCCTGGCGCACAGCCTGTTTTCTATACAGCCGAAGAAAAGCCGCTGGCGCTATGTTTCCAACCTGGTGTTGCTGGTGGGGGGTGTTTTGGTGGCAATGCTGTTCAATTTCTGGTTCGGAATGATCGTCATCCTGGTATCACTGTTCGAAGTATCGGGTATTTGGATAAGCGACAACCTTTCGGATAAAACGGCAACTGTTTACAACTGGCTCAAAAACATATTCTATGCCGGGCTGGTTGCTTTTTTCCTGACCCGGGCCTGGATGCCTCTGGGAGTGAACGAAAGCGTGCTGACGAATTTCATTTTTGTGGGCGGCATCATAACGGCGCTGATGCTGGTGTTTTTCACCCTTATCCATTTCTACGAGCAGGTGCTGCGTTTTTTCCTGCGTTTCCGCTGGTTGTTCCTGCTTGCAGTCGCCAGCCTCGTAATATGGGGAGTTAACATTTTAAGAAATACCGGGCAGGAATTTATGCCCTCCCTCAATGAAGGCTCCTTCTTGCTGATGCCGACCGCCATGCCGCATACCGGTATTCAGCAGAATACCAACAACCTGCGGGCGCTCGATATGGCGGTTACCGCCATCCCGGAGGTGGAATCGGTCGTCGGGAAAATGGGCCGGGTGGAAAGCGCCCTCGACCCTGCCCCCATTTCCATGTACGAAAATATCATCCTGTACAAGACGGAATACAAGGTGAACAAGGACGGCCATCGCATCCGATATAAAGTAGGCGAGAACGGGGAGTACCTCCGGAATGAAAACGGAGAGCTTATTGAAAGCCCCAACGGAAAATACTACCGCCAATGGCGGGATCACATTCGGAGCCCGGACGACATCTGGCAGGAAATCGTGGCAGCTACCCGGCTGCCCGGCGTCACCTCTGCGCCCAAGCTGCAACCCATCGAGACCCGCCTGGTGATGCTTCAGACCGGCATGCGCGCGCCGATGGGCATTAAGGTTAAAGGGCCTGACCTTACCACTATTCAGGATTTTGGCCTGCAACTCGAAAAATACCTCAAAGAAGTAAATGGCGTAAAAGCTGCCGCCGTGTTCGCCGACCGCATTGTCGGCAAGCCCTACCTGGAGTTTAACATAGACCGGCAGGCCATTGCCCGCCACGGGTTGTCCATCGAGCAGGTTCAGCGGCACATCCAGGCGGCAGTGGGCGGCATGATGATGACCACGACGGTGGAAGGACGGGAGCGTTTTCCGGTGCGCATCCGCTACCCCCGCGAGTTGCGCAGCGACCCGGAAGTGGTGAAGCGCATACTGGTGTCCACCAAAACGGGCAGCCAAATCCCCTTGGGCGAGCTGATGCAAATCGAATACCGGCAGGGCCCGCAGTCGATTAAAAGCGAAGACGGCTTTCTGGTGGGGTACGTGCTTTTCGACCGGGACGCCGGGCAGGCGGAGGTGACCGTGGTGAACAATGCCCAAAAACATCTTGAAGAAAAGATCAACAGCGGCGAACTGGCAGTGCCGCCCGGCGTCAGCTATCGCTTTGCCGGCACCTACGAACAGCAGGTGAGGGCCAGCAAGCGCCTCAGCCTGGTATTGCCCATCGCCCTGGGCATCATTTTCCTCATCCTCTACTTTGAATTCCGCTCGGTAGCCGTGACGGCCATGGTGTTCAGCGGCGTATTCATTGCCTTTTCCGGCGGGTTTATCATGATCTGGCTCTACGGGCAACCCTGGTTTATGGACTTCGAACTGTTTGGAACCAATATGCGCGACCTTTTTCAGATGCACCCCATCAACCTCAGCGTGGCGGTTTGGGTGGGTTTTTTGGCCTTGTTCGGGGTGGCTACCGATGATGGCGTTCTGGTGGCCACCTTCATCAGAGACCGGTTTAAAGAGAACCAGCCCAAATCGGTGGAGGGCATCCGGCAAGCCATAGTGGAGGGCGGCCTGCGGCGGGTTCGCCCTGCGACCATGACCGCCGCCACTACGATCCTGGCATTGCTCCCGATCCTTACCTCCACCGGGCGCGGCGCCGACGTGATGGTGCCGATGGCCATACCCTCATTTGGCGGCATGTGCCTGCAACTGCTCACCATGTTTACGGTGCCGGTCCTTTACAGTATGTGGAAAGAAGGGCAGTTGAAATGGGCTCAATGGTTTGGCGATAAAAACGAAGAGACTAATGAAGCATCAGCATAA
- a CDS encoding nucleotidyl transferase AbiEii/AbiGii toxin family protein codes for MIHTEKEVILPETLQLLIKLQQDPLLDVFFLVGGTALALHIGHRLSIDLGLFSGEPFDTNELETHLALKYKFGTDYLATNTLKGFIDNIKVDFITHAYKLVKPVISTQGLRLASIEDIGAMKLNAIAHSGNRQKDFYGLYFILEHKSLATLLHAYETKYPQSNPMIPLKGLTYFEDIDFALEKPMLRRKATFQQVKDRLLQAEKFPHQLFQPE; via the coding sequence ATGATCCACACTGAAAAGGAAGTCATTTTACCGGAAACACTTCAGTTGCTGATCAAGCTGCAACAAGATCCTTTATTGGATGTTTTTTTCCTGGTCGGTGGCACCGCACTCGCTCTACATATTGGGCATCGCTTGTCTATTGACCTGGGTTTGTTTTCTGGAGAACCCTTTGACACAAATGAGTTGGAAACGCATTTGGCGCTTAAGTACAAATTTGGCACAGATTATCTGGCAACCAACACCCTAAAAGGATTTATAGACAACATTAAGGTTGATTTTATCACCCATGCATATAAATTGGTCAAACCTGTCATTAGCACTCAAGGCCTTCGGCTCGCTTCGATAGAAGATATTGGAGCCATGAAATTGAATGCTATTGCTCATAGTGGGAATCGGCAAAAAGATTTTTATGGCCTTTATTTTATTCTGGAACATAAAAGCCTGGCTACTTTGTTGCACGCCTATGAAACAAAATATCCCCAATCAAATCCAATGATCCCTTTGAAAGGGTTAACTTACTTCGAAGACATCGATTTTGCATTAGAAAAACCGATGTTGAGGCGGAAGGCAACTTTCCAACAAGTGAAGGACAGGCTCCTTCAAGCGGAGAAGTTTCCCCATCAACTATTTCAACCAGAATAA
- a CDS encoding c-type cytochrome, whose amino-acid sequence MKTKTLPALLLALSLTLASCVKDTVDVRYTTYTDQEYQAISAVLGLPNDRVDYDVELPRHMLDLGMVPPQINNAKATLGRVLFYDNKLSRNEKVSCSSCHHQELAFADNKPFSEGFDGQLTLRNSLALGSVANFKSSYEGGNGGGIAPPTQRQFFFWDERAHTIAEQSSMTIQDNIEMGMDLNELAARLAQEEHYKVLFNKAYNTEAVQPPMITDALQEFINAIVSTQTRFDDGLAAVNGDVSRDFSNFTPQENQGKALFIQHCASCHGANMSISQESLANNGLDAEYADQGVGKITGNPADIGKFKVPFLRNIALTAPYMHDGRFATLEEVVEHYNSGVQMHQNLDHRLRAPDGNSPQRLNLSNGEKAALVAFLETLTDEELVTASRFEDPFR is encoded by the coding sequence ATGAAAACGAAAACTTTACCCGCTCTTCTCCTGGCACTCTCCCTAACGCTGGCCTCTTGCGTAAAGGACACGGTAGATGTGCGTTACACGACGTACACCGACCAGGAATACCAGGCGATCTCCGCCGTGCTTGGCCTGCCCAACGACCGGGTGGATTACGATGTCGAACTGCCCCGGCACATGCTCGACCTGGGCATGGTGCCGCCCCAGATCAACAACGCCAAAGCCACCCTGGGCCGGGTGCTTTTTTACGACAACAAACTGTCCAGGAACGAGAAGGTTTCCTGTTCGTCCTGCCACCATCAGGAACTGGCATTTGCCGATAACAAACCCTTCAGCGAAGGCTTCGACGGGCAGCTGACCTTACGCAATTCCCTGGCCCTGGGTTCGGTAGCCAACTTCAAATCCTCTTACGAAGGAGGCAACGGGGGAGGCATTGCCCCACCCACGCAGCGGCAGTTTTTCTTCTGGGACGAACGCGCCCACACCATTGCCGAGCAGAGCAGCATGACCATTCAGGACAATATCGAGATGGGCATGGACCTCAACGAACTGGCCGCCCGCCTGGCACAGGAAGAGCACTATAAGGTCCTGTTCAATAAAGCCTACAACACCGAAGCGGTCCAGCCTCCAATGATCACGGACGCCTTGCAGGAATTCATCAACGCCATCGTTTCCACCCAAACGCGCTTCGACGATGGCCTTGCCGCCGTTAATGGGGATGTCAGCCGGGATTTTTCCAACTTCACTCCGCAGGAAAACCAGGGCAAAGCGCTCTTCATCCAGCACTGCGCTTCCTGCCATGGCGCCAACATGTCCATTTCTCAGGAAAGCTTGGCCAACAACGGCCTGGATGCTGAATATGCCGACCAGGGCGTAGGCAAGATCACCGGCAACCCGGCCGATATCGGCAAATTCAAGGTACCCTTCCTGCGCAATATCGCCCTGACTGCTCCCTATATGCACGACGGCCGCTTCGCTACCCTGGAAGAGGTCGTAGAACATTACAACTCGGGCGTGCAGATGCACCAAAACCTCGACCACCGCCTGCGGGCGCCCGACGGCAACAGCCCGCAACGGCTCAACCTGAGCAACGGGGAGAAAGCCGCCCTGGTGGCCTTCCTGGAAACGCTGACCGATGAGGAACTGGTGACGGCGAGTAGGTTTGAGGATCCGTTTAGGTAG